From a single Stackebrandtia endophytica genomic region:
- a CDS encoding DUF378 domain-containing protein: MRVILGIATALVIIGGLNWGLVGAFDFNLVDTIFGAGSVLSRIIYILVGVSAIVALGNFAAMRGKPAQRSHTPTHR; this comes from the coding sequence ATGCGTGTGATATTGGGTATTGCTACCGCTCTGGTCATCATCGGTGGCCTCAACTGGGGTTTGGTCGGTGCATTCGACTTCAACCTCGTCGATACGATTTTCGGCGCCGGCTCGGTGCTTTCTCGTATCATCTACATCCTCGTTGGAGTCTCCGCAATCGTGGCCCTCGGCAACTTCGCCGCGATGCGCGGCAAACCGGCTCAGCGTAGCCACACTCCGACACACCGTTAA